Proteins found in one Candidatus Hadarchaeales archaeon genomic segment:
- a CDS encoding thioredoxin family protein, producing the protein MMKIEIFGAGCPRCKKTEENCRKAVKELGIKAEITPIYDPAEMLRRGITDSPAVLVDGKLKVAGRVPEVEEIKKWLSSK; encoded by the coding sequence ATGATGAAAATTGAAATCTTCGGAGCTGGATGCCCAAGGTGTAAGAAAACAGAGGAAAATTGCAGAAAGGCGGTGAAGGAGCTGGGAATCAAAGCAGAAATAACGCCCATCTACGACCCAGCGGAAATGCTGAGAAGGGGAATCACGGATAGTCCAGCTGTGTTGGTGGACGGAAAGCTGAAAGTGGCCGGGAGGGTTCCGGAGGTAGAGGAGATAAAGAAGTGGCTGAGCTCCAAATGA